The genomic window TTCCGCTCACCTACCTGTGGCTGGCTGCCGGCGGCCTGGTCCTGCTCCTGATCCTCCTGAAGTCCTTCACCATCGCCCGGGGCGATCAGATCGTCGTGCTGGAGCGCCGCTGGTTCGGGCGGCAAATGCCGGACGGGCGCTCCGTGGCCCTGCGCCACGAGGTGGGCGTCCAGGCTCGGGTGCTGGGGCCGGGCTTCCACCTCCTCATCCCCTTCCTGTACAAGACCAGCAAGCGCGATTTCTGCGTGATCCAGACGAACAAGGTGGGCGTCGTGCGGGCCGTGGCGGGCGCCGCCATCCCTTCGGGCCAGTTCATGGCCAAGTCGGTGGAGTGCAGCCTCTTCCAGGACGGGGAGGCCTTCCTTTCCAATGGCGGCCAGAAGGGCCCCCAGCTGGCGATCCTGCCCGAGGGCCAGTACAAGATCAATCCCCTCCTCTTCGAAGTGGCCATGGTGGACGCGACCATGATCCACGACAACGAGGTGGGCTACGTGGAGTCCATCGCGGGCCAGCCCGTGACCCGGGACGGGGGCAACTTCGGCTCGCCCGTGGCGTGCGACAGCTTCCAGGACGCCGAGGCCTTCATCAAGAACGGCGGCCAGAAGGGTCCCCAGATCGCCTTCCTGCCCCCCGGCTACTACCGCATCAACACGATCATGTTCCAGGTCCAGAAGATGCCCATCACCAAGATCCCAGGCGGCCAGGTGGGCCTCGTGGAAGCCACCGACGGCGCCAAGATCCCCGAAGGCCGCCTTCTGGCGGCCCGGGTCCAGGGGCACGGCAACTTCTTCGACGGAGAGGCCTTCCTCAGGAACGGGGGAGAGAAGGGCCGGCAGCTGGACGTGCTCATGCCGGGCGTGTACCGCCTGAATCCCAAGCTCTTCAAGGTCATCGACATCGTGGACTGGACCCACATCGAGGCCGACCAGGTGGGCATCGTCACCATCAACGAAGGCAAGCCCATCATCGATTCCTCCAAGATCGCCGCGGAGGAGCTCCCCATGGGCACCCACGACAACTTCCAGGACGCCGACGCCTTCCTCAAGGCCGGCGGGCAGAAGGGCCTGCAGATTCCCGTGCTGCGGGCCGGCAACTACGCCATCAATCCCTGGTTCGCCACCATCGAGAAGGTGGACATGATCCAGGTGCACATCGGCAACTGCGGCGTGGTCACGAGCTACGTGGGCGCGGACGGGGACGACCTCACGGACGACGCGGTCAACGCCAAGATCGTGACCAACGGCTGCAAGGGCATCTGGGCCGATCCCCTCCAGCCCGGCAAGCACCCCCTCAACACCAAGATCTGCAAGGTGGACATCGTGCCCACCACCCAGATCCTGTTGAACTGGGCCGACAACCGCTCCAGCGCCCACGAACTGGACTCCAACCTGAAGACCATCACCCTGCGCACCGCGGACGCCTTCAACGTGAACATGGATGTGAGCGTCATCATCCACATCCCCGTGAAGAACGCCCCCAAGGTCATCGCCAACCTGGGCTCCATCAACAACATGATCAGCCAGGTGCTGGAGCCGGCCATCAGCAGCCACTTCCGCAACGCCGCCCAGTACATCCAGGCCCTGGATCTGTACACGCGGCGCAAGGAACTCCAGGAGAAGGCCAAGGAGCACATCGACGCGGTCCTGAAGGTCCACCACATCGATTCCAAGGACACCCTCATCGCGGACGTGGTGCTGCCCCCGGAGCTCACCAAGACCGTGACGGACCGCCAGATCGCCGAGCAGGAGAAGAAGACCTTCGCCACCCAGAAGGAAGCCCAGGACGAGCGCCGCAACCTGGAGAACGCCAAGGCCCAGGCGAACATGCAGCCCAAGGTGGTGGAATCCGAGCGCAACGTGGAGATC from Geothrix sp. 21YS21S-2 includes these protein-coding regions:
- a CDS encoding SPFH domain-containing protein — protein: MVIPFPLTYLWLAAGGLVLLLILLKSFTIARGDQIVVLERRWFGRQMPDGRSVALRHEVGVQARVLGPGFHLLIPFLYKTSKRDFCVIQTNKVGVVRAVAGAAIPSGQFMAKSVECSLFQDGEAFLSNGGQKGPQLAILPEGQYKINPLLFEVAMVDATMIHDNEVGYVESIAGQPVTRDGGNFGSPVACDSFQDAEAFIKNGGQKGPQIAFLPPGYYRINTIMFQVQKMPITKIPGGQVGLVEATDGAKIPEGRLLAARVQGHGNFFDGEAFLRNGGEKGRQLDVLMPGVYRLNPKLFKVIDIVDWTHIEADQVGIVTINEGKPIIDSSKIAAEELPMGTHDNFQDADAFLKAGGQKGLQIPVLRAGNYAINPWFATIEKVDMIQVHIGNCGVVTSYVGADGDDLTDDAVNAKIVTNGCKGIWADPLQPGKHPLNTKICKVDIVPTTQILLNWADNRSSAHELDSNLKTITLRTADAFNVNMDVSVIIHIPVKNAPKVIANLGSINNMISQVLEPAISSHFRNAAQYIQALDLYTRRKELQEKAKEHIDAVLKVHHIDSKDTLIADVVLPPELTKTVTDRQIAEQEKKTFATQKEAQDERRNLENAKAQANMQPKVVESERNVEIQKNLAESHIKEAEGSKQAAILMAEGQATAMRLEAGGQAEATKLNAAANAEATQKVGSAEAEIILAKGTSTAEAYKLEVAAMGRDVFGQIRVIDKIASSSLKLIPENLVMGGGGGEGNGMVNGLFGIALLEKLTGRSFVVREAQPSPGETGSIQR